A window from Chryseobacterium vaccae encodes these proteins:
- a CDS encoding ATP-grasp domain-containing protein — protein sequence MAKKVGILFGMEDTFPWAFIDKVNELGVGEIIAEPVNIDKLEQGADYGYAVIIDRISQNVPFYRAYLKNAALNGTYVINNPFWWSADEKFFNNALMSKLGIPLPKTVLLPSHERPTDTSETSFRNLKFPHDWEYIFNYVGFPAYMKPHDGGGWKNVYRVENPDDLWNKLSETEQLVMMVQEEIIFDDYYRVYCLGKKYVHIMPYEPRNPHHLRYATTHQTQGEELEKLLKTIHDYTITMNEALGYDFNTVEFAVRDGIPYAIDFCNPAPDADRNSVGEDNFAWIVEHAAKLAIEKAKEYVPGKPNISWGTFVKDSVQ from the coding sequence CATTTCCTTGGGCGTTCATCGACAAGGTAAATGAATTGGGAGTCGGAGAAATCATTGCCGAGCCTGTAAATATCGACAAGCTGGAACAGGGTGCTGATTATGGATATGCAGTAATCATCGACAGAATTTCGCAAAATGTTCCCTTTTACAGAGCTTATCTGAAAAATGCGGCCCTTAACGGAACTTACGTCATCAATAATCCATTTTGGTGGAGCGCTGATGAAAAGTTTTTCAATAATGCGCTGATGTCCAAATTAGGCATTCCGCTTCCTAAGACGGTACTCCTTCCTTCGCATGAAAGACCTACAGACACTTCTGAAACCTCATTCAGAAATCTGAAATTTCCTCACGACTGGGAATATATTTTCAATTATGTAGGATTTCCGGCTTATATGAAACCTCACGATGGCGGCGGATGGAAAAATGTTTACCGAGTGGAAAACCCTGATGACCTTTGGAACAAGCTAAGCGAAACAGAACAGCTGGTGATGATGGTACAGGAGGAGATTATATTTGATGACTATTACAGAGTCTACTGCCTTGGCAAAAAATATGTTCATATCATGCCTTACGAACCTCGTAATCCACATCATTTAAGGTATGCAACCACTCATCAGACACAGGGTGAAGAACTTGAAAAGCTATTAAAAACAATCCATGATTACACCATTACAATGAATGAAGCCCTTGGCTATGATTTCAATACTGTAGAGTTTGCCGTGAGAGACGGAATTCCTTATGCTATTGACTTCTGCAATCCTGCTCCGGATGCCGACAGGAATTCAGTAGGTGAAGACAATTTTGCATGGATCGTAGAACATGCCGCCAAACTGGCTATAGAAAAAGCGAAAGAGTATGTTCCCGGAAAACCTAATATTTCCTGGGGAACTTTTGTAAAAGACTCTGTACAATAA